The segment aatgtttccagttttttgtgaTCAAAAACACCGGCCGCAGGGAACAGTTATGTGCCACACACACTTGTTCTGCACGTGGGTGAGACTAATCAGAGAATTAAATCCTTGAAAGTGACTGGCTGAGCCTGGGAGGagtgcattttcattttgatacATGTCATAACTCCTCTTCTATAGAGGTTGGGATATGTCCCCcccccaggaaggcaggagggagcacCAGCTCACCCACAGCCTGACCAAGTCCCCGTGGCTTCAAAATCTGGCTCTCTGCCACTCAAGTAGGTCAAACACGGTAGTTCTGTGtgattttattgtcatttaaTTTGAGAGAGGTCGACTGTCTTTTCTGTTGGGTGCGTAAGAGCCATTTGGAGTTCCTTTTCCAGATGGAGCTTTTTCACTGTCCGGGAGCAACCCCGAGCGGAGGAAGCAGATGCAGGTGCGCGGGCGCATCTCTTGCATGTTGCGCGTCTCCCTGGGAGGAGTGGGATGTGCTCCACGGGGGCCACGCAGGAAGCGGCCACCTGGTGGAGGGTGAGGTTTTGAGTTCCCACTCCTGCTTCCTTTCTCAGCCTTGGGTTCCTCTTCTGTTAACAGtaggcaaaataataaaatctacttGAATGAATTTAAGTTTATAACGTGAAATGCCCGATACAGTTCCAGGCTCCTACTTAGCGCTTAAGAAatggttgttgaatgaataaatgaaatagatctTACAGTAAAAAcctttattgagctcttactgtGTCTAAACTCTCATGTGTTATTAAAACTGAATTAAATCTCACAGAGACACCATGAGAGATACTCCTCTgatccccttttacagatgaggcacaCAGAGACATACAGGACTTTGGCTAAGGGCTCAGAGCTGGTCAGTGGTGGAGATGACATTTGTGCCCTTGCTGTGTggctcttccctgcctcttccctgccctccaccctaGGAGAGGGTGCCATTATCAACCCCCATTCCAGTTGTCCATCGCTGCAAAACTAACCTCCCCAACCTAAGGGACATAAAGCAACACCCATTTTATTATGTGTGTGGGTTCTGAGGACCAGGAGTTCAGACAGGGCAGAGTGGGGCCAGCTTTTCTCCACTGGGCCCGAGCTAGGAAGACTCTGCAGCTGGGGGAGGCGGATTTGCTGTCCCTCCTCCGAGATCCTCTCCTCTGCGGGCAGCCTTACTGCACCTTGTAATTGACTTGAGTACAGACCGAAAGCTCCAGGGACAAGGCGGAGGTGTTTATcaccagcacccagcacagtccCAAGCACACACAGCCCCTTTATGCATATTTACTGAATAGATAATGAGATGAGATGGGAGGATTTTGAATGGCTTTaatttgagcctcagtttcctcttctgtaagtgAGCTTGCAGGCAGAGCTGCAGCGAAGCTTCAGGAGGTGAAGGATGTGATGAGGCCCACACGCAGGAGGAAGTCAGAAAGATGATCTATATGGAagggagaaaagcaaaggaaatgagcTACTGCCCCCAAAGCGCCTAGCCGGCTCAGTACATTTAAGACATTCTTATTATTGATCATCAcgatcattactattattttgttatCACAAGAATGCGCATTTCCTGAGTCTGATGGACCACACAGGATGGTTTGAAATGTTCCTATAAGTGAAAAACGGACAAATATAACTCCACGAGTCACTGGGGGCCCGGAGCTGGGATGTCTTGGCAGGAGGTCAGGAACTGCTGCAGTCATGGTAACCGGCTGTGGGATGTGGGGCTCGGAGCCTCCTCCGAATCCATGTCCGCTCTGTGCCAGGGAGGGCCTGAGTCGTGGACCCTCGCTGCTGTAAATGCCACTCGGCAGAAGCCACCATCACAACGGTTGCCGTTCAGCCTGAGGCGGGAGGCAGCCTCCCCCTGTCATCCACCCCCACCGGCCCTGCTGGGAGAGAAGAGCCAGGAGCCCCCCTATTTCTGAAAAGTGCCTGGTTAACCAGCCCAGCTACTGCACCCGTCCTGGTTGGGCAGTGCCCTCTAGGGACAGGAGGTGGGAAGCACATGCAGGGCGGGGCGTGCAAGCGTCAGGCAGAAATGGGGACAGAGCAAGCTCTGGGGTGGGGTGTCTGCCTGCGGAGGGGGACCCCACGTGGCCCCTGGAGCCGGAgtgggaggcggggggagggttgagcagggagctctcAGCGCACGCCAAGCCGTGTTTTCTCCCTCTGGAATAGTATCTGGCCGGCAACAAGCCTCCCTCTGGGCTCTGTCCCTCTTTGGCTGGATGACCCTGGCCAGTTTCGGAGATTCTCTCTGAGCTTCACCTGTAAGAGGTGGTTAGATGGGAGAGTCTCCCTCCCAGTCAGGCAGCCCAATCCTCCAGAGAATGTGGGAGAGGCTGGGATGAGAAAGGATTAGGAGCTGGATGGGACAGAAAGTCTGAGATCCAAAGTTTATAGGAGGGGCTTAGGCCCTCAAGAAACTTTCTCTCCTAATTTGaaaccgttaaaaaaaaaaaaaaaaaaaagacaaccttgTCCACAGCCCTCATCTGGAGACAGAGGACCAGGTCCCTGAGGGAAAGAAGATGGCCAGGGCATTGCAGGACAGGAAGCTTCCACTCCCATCTTGATTTCTTAGAATGGTGGACTTTAGAACCTCCAGCATCCTAGAATTCAAATctcaccagaaaacaaaatagagaagaGATACATACATCAAACTCTATAGAATCGGATTGCAGAGGCTTGCAGTCAGAAGCAGAAAGGCGAATGCCTCAGACTTAGGCCCCGAGCACTGTGCAGGTGCAAGTCACCCGAGAGAGTCACCCTCTCCACTGAGCTTGTCCTGGAATGAGCAGTTAGCTCTCCCTGTCTGCCCCCAAACTTGTTCACAATTAGTAGGCTTGGGGTAGGACGCTGaagtctgaatttttaaaaagagccccAGAGAATGCTGTTGGGTCACTCAGATTTGGGCAACGGATATAACCTGATCATGCCTCCTCTTCATCCATCAAATTGGGggggactgaggcccagaaagaaaaagtgacttGGCCTAGAGTCCAGACAGCTGGTGCCAGGCTAGGGCTTGAACCTGGGCCCCCAGTCCTGAGGCCACACTCACCAGCAGCCCGGGGGATTCAGATGGCTCCTTGGGACGGTCACTCCTCCTGGGTGTCCCTGGTCATCCAGAGCACAGATGGGTTCCTGTGGCCACTTCTGTGATTCATGGGGCCGAgaggcactgggggtggggagcacagctCTGCTGTCTTCTGCCTGTGGCTAAGCCCCCTTCTTGAGAGGAGCCTGGTTGTGGGGGCTGAGGGTCCCTCCTCTTTTTTCAGCACCCCCTTCGTCCCCAACCCTCCCCTCGTCCTCTCAGCCCTGAGCATTCCAGGGAAAACCGCCCCACATGGTTTAGATTCACTTATTCCAAACTCATCAGCGTCATGGTTTTATAACACCCGCCCGATGCCCAAGAAGCActtgcaaatttcttttttcttttctctttattaaaaaaaaaaaaaagttggggtcTTGAAACAACAACAATAGAGCAGTTCAGAGGCACAAACTTTTGCAGAGGAGAAGCTGGTGGTCTGGCCAGGCGAGGAAGAGCTGCAGCTGTCCCCAGGGAGCCGAAGGGGGAGCGGGAATGAGGGTGGGCCTTAGTAGTGGGGGGGCCTCCAAGGGATTGTGCGAGAGAGGGGGAAGCCTGAGGGTGGGCACTTTcttggagtgggggggggtgctccCTTCATCTTCCAGCCTCTCTTCCAGCCTGCGGACAACCCTTCCTGAAGCCACCCCGGGGCCTCTTGGGCCTCGGCCTCTCAATGCTCCTAGCTGCTAGACCTTCTGGGTTCAGGCCAGCCCGTCATGCCAAGGCAAATTGGGAGCACCCCTTCCTGGGGACGCAGGGAGGCCAAGGAGGAGGGGCTAGGTACCATGATGGTGGAATGACAGGCAGTGAGAACAAACCGACTTCTGAGCTAAGTCTTACTTGAAACTCCCCGATGTTCTTCCCCCCTGGTGCAGAGGTGTCACAGTGAAATGCAAGTGCTCAGGGTTCAGTGGTGGCATGTGGGAGTGGAGGAATCTTCCCTTGCTTCTGACCCTTCccttgctccttccttcctcacccccAAAGGCCCCCAGAGTTTCCTGTGGATCTGCTGTGCTGGGCAGCCAATAAGTAGAAAGCGTAGCACCTGGATttcctgggtgaccttgggcaagtcccttcttgggtctcagtttccccagggGTACAAGGGGCAGGAGGCTCCAGGGTGGGGAATAGAGCTGCTTGGATAATCTCAAAATTCCTTTCGGCTTTGATGGCCTCTTATGGGCTGGGCCCGTGGTTCCCCCGGGGATGACAGTCCCATCGGATGCAGTGCTTGGGCCCCCAAAGGACACAGGAGTACAGTCAGCTTGGGAAGAAGGGGGCAGGGAACCACGAGGGAGGGCAGTCACGGAGCACCGAGGGCAGACTCTGTGGCCACAGGCAGGCTCTGGGCTGGCTGTCCAGCCAGAGGCCACATCTGTGTCCACACAGGGCACAGGGAGCCCCCAGAGCCTCTTCCAGGGGGTTCCCATGGGCGCCGGTGACAGAGGGCTGCAGAGATGGCCACCAGGGATTGGCCTGAGCAGGGGGCACTGGCAGCCCCGGGGTCCCGGGTCTCCTCTGGAGCAGAAGCAGGGTGGTCAGGACTCTCGCAGCCTGCCTGGATCGTGGCCTGGGCCCCGCCGGTGGAAACCCCTTCTCTGCAAACGTGGGGTCAGGACAGGGTCAGGGAAAGCCCTAGAGAAAGATGTTTGCTTTCTTTAAGAACTAGAGAGAGCAGCTGGGGAGCGAGACACAGAGGGTTGGTCTCTCAAAGTGTGCGTGAtagtgcatgcgtgtgtgtgcgtgtgtgtgagagacgGAGAGAGCAGGACACAGggaagaacaggaaggaaaacaggagaaaaggaaaagaaaggcgGACAGATAAAAGgtttaaagagaaagaagggaaaggacgggagggaggagagacggaaggaagagcaggaataaaggagagagcaggaaaggCAGAAGGACACAGGGAGGAAGCGGAGGGTGGGGAGACGGAAGAATACAGTCCCAGCGGCAGCAGGAGGGGGTGGcgtggggcaggggctgcagggggtggaggggggggagctgcaggtttggggtggggggggctcctCAGGCTGGTGGGCGGGGCCTCACGTCCAGCGTGCGGTCCAGCCTCCTGTCCTTACGCGGACGCCGGTCTCTGCGGCCCTTCTTCTGGCTGGGGTTCCTCTCTGCACCGAGAGCACAGGGCATTGTTCAGCGCGGCCCGGGGAAGCCCTTCCATCCACGTGCTTTTGAACACTCGCCCGTCACTGAACACCCCCAGGCTGCCGGCGTGGGGCCCGTCACACGGCTTACTTGGGCTTTCCTAAGAGTTGGTCCCCCCTTGGGAAGTCGCGTCTCTGCGCCCCGACCAAACTTTTGCCCTGACTCCGCTAAGTGTTTGCAATGTGTGTTGAGCCCAAGCACggagtttcttttatttctcttttatatgaCAGGGCactctactgatttttttttttttttttttttaatgacctgtGCAAGGGGATAACGTTATCCATGAACTTTGGAGTCGTAAAGAGGGCGCTCCGAAATCCTTGTTATTACAAGGGAGGTGGTCATTCTGAAAGGGCAGAGAAGTCCTGATGAAGGCAGGCACATATCTGTCCCGTAGCTGGGACTGACCCCCGCCAGGGAAGCCTGCCTTTGAAAGGACACCAGGGAGGGCAGGACTTAACCCACGGGGAGGTATGGTTAATCTTGGACTTTTGGGCCGCCTTACGGGTGCTGTTTGGGTAGGCGATGTCCCCAGCCCCGCAGCATCCCCCGGGGGGGGTTCCTGCCTGCTGCAGCCCCGAATGTCGCCTGGGGCTCACCTGCTGGGCAGGGCCTCTGGATGGGACATTTCCTTGACTCGGACAGCACCTGGCAGATTGCCGCCTCCTCCCGCCCGGCCCTGCCAGCCTCCCGCACCCGGGTCTCCAGGCCCCAGGCCGAGCCGCACGTCTTGCCGTTGTGCACGCAGGGGCTCCAGCTGCCCCAGGGGCCCAGCTCACATTCTTCtgttgggtggagagagagagacagacagacagacagacagatagggTCAGCTGTCAGGGAATGTCCTTCAGATCCAAGGGCAGGGTCGGAGGGGTCCCTGTCCCCGAAGACACCAGCTCTCacgaggagcagaggggagacaCTTAACTATCTATTTATGAGGGCCCGGGATGGGCGCCGTACTAAAGCATGCCCGGGCCAGAAGCAGGAGTGACCATTGGCTTTAGaggggaaggcttccctgaggaggtgacagaGGAGctaaagggagaggaggagatccAGTGGAGCCGGAAGGAAGCAGGATGCAGGCAGGCAAACGTGTCCGAGGGAGGGCAGctagagtgggggcaggggggaggctgggaggaggaggggcaggccaaGAGGCCAGAAGGTCGGCTGGGAGGCCCTCAGGGCCAGGACATCGCTTTGACCTTGATTATGTGCCTCTGATGGGCTGAGGAAGGCGGAAGCCATGCAGGGCTATTGTGAGGAAAAATGAGGTCACGGGACAAGAAAGTTCTCAGTAgggaacaattttaaaatatacaaaaatatatatagtctttCACATTTGATTCTTTCACGAGTCCCCGAGAGGTAGACAAAGAACAGGGCAGCTATTAATACCCTCATTTTGCAGATTAGGCCACTGAGGCCTAGAGCAGGTAGGGGGCCTGCTAAGAGAACAGAGAAGGGGCTCCACGTCAGAACATGGCAAGTGTTTAAGACCCAGTCCGGCCCAGAAACCAGGTCTGCAGACCTGAGAACAGTGGTCCTTCTGCTAGATGTGTTCGTTTGACGAGCAGGGACTGAGCACCTGTTGTATGCTTCGTGCTGTGTTACACGCTGATTGGCAGAGGGCACAGGACAGACCTGGCTCTGACTCCCAGAGTTCACCACCCAGAAATGTCAGGCTGGAAGGGCAGGGTGCTTGTGCCGTAATGGGGGAAACACAGGCAGCTGCTGGAGCCCAGAAGAGGCATGGGTCCCAGGGGCGTGAGGGACccggaaggcttcctggaggaggagactcTTGACCTGAAGCTTGAAGTAGGGGTGGGGAGATTAGCTaggctcagggaggggcagaagggaacctgaaaaggatttgaacccaggtctgtcttaTTCTAGAATCAGTGCTTTTCTTGTGACCTCTGGGGCCTCCCTTGGTAATAGCAACGAAGCTGGTGTTGGTAGTGATAGTGATCGTAATAATGGTGCTCATGATGGCGTTGTTTATTGAAGGGTCCCTGTGTGTACCTGAAGTCACCGGTTGGGCCTCCCAGTACCACGTGACATTCTCCTATGGTTCTTCCAGGTCTCCAGACACCCCTCACCAGCCCctgaagggaaggaggcagggcgAGGAGGCCCCCACTCACCCTGGCACTCCCGTGTGCTGGGCTGGGCCACGGTGCCCAGCGGGCAGGTGGGCAGACACTTCCCCTTGTACAGGAAAAACCTCCTCTTGCACTGGATGCAGAAGTCCTGGCTGAAGCAGCTCTCGCACGTGGCCCCGCATTCTGCAAGAGAGCCAGGGCCACCCGTGGTGAGGGTGACTGCCCAGAAGGGGGCCCTCTGGGCTTGCCTGAAGTGGGAGCGCTTTGAGCAGCCCAAGCTCTGCAGCACTGGGGGCAGGATTCAGTCTCCTTTGAAGCCCAGACCTGTGCGGAAACTGCATTCAAGAACTCCCTTCCTCATCTGCACTAAGGCTCATGGGGGCAAGTGACACGTCCAAGGTAATGTGGTTATTTGGATTTAAAGGTCAAGATTCCCTTTCTCATTTGagacaaggctcagagagggcaagtgacTTGTCTAAAGTCACATAGCAAATCTGGGCTGTGCGTGAGGACTTCCTGCTGCATTTCCATCAAAGCTCAAACGTGGTCATGATTTGTTCCCGATCACAATGAAAATTAGAGTTAGGAGTTAGTAGGACTCCTTTTTCCATTTGAGttaggcccagagagggtgagcaacatgcctgaggccacacagcaaaCTAGGATAGATAGAGGTGACGTTTTCCCGCTCTATTAGCGCTGAGACCAGCCAGGGCACTGATTTGCTTAGGGCTTCTGAGCCAGCCTGAAACCAAACAAGTATCTCAGGGTCTGGGCTCAGGCACACACCACTTGCCCTGTGGCTGTGTTGGGGTGAGAGGTGGGGTGTGGGCCAGAGGTCTCAGGAGCCCAGCGCTAGCGCAGGATCGGGGAGGAGCCACGTACTTTTGCACCTGTTGACCTCCTGCCCGCGGACGCCGAAGTAGCCGGAGGGACAGTCGTGCACACACTTGCCGTACTGGCGGATACCTTCCCGGCGGATGAACAGGAAGAGTCTCTGCTGGCAGGTGGAGCAGCCGTTTTCCTCCGAGCAGATGACACAGCCTGTGCAGTTGCCCCCCAGACCAGTGCCCACTGCCAGCCAGACCAGGGTGGAAGgtgggagaaagggggagagaaataGTCAAACCATATATGTGAGCAGATCGGACTGTCTCATGGGGCAGAGTAACTGAACACATGGCCACCCAGACAAACCACTACATTTCCCAGACAGCTAGATACGGTCTTGAGACCCCAGTCTGGCCAAGGGGTATAAGCTAAAGCAATGTGTGCAACTTCTAAGAAGCTGCCTTAAAGGGCAGGGGCGTGCCCTTTGTCATCCCCTTCATCCTTCCTGTTGGGTGGAATGTGAACACGATGGCTGGAACACAGGCAGCTACTTTGGATCATGAAGTGGGAAACGTGTTGAGAATgatagagaaataagaaaaaagagccCAGGTCCCCGAGGAAGGTAGAACCGCTATAGCAGCCCTGGGCTGCCCGTGTAGACTTACAGGATGGAGACATCACTGTCTGTTTCGTTTAAACCACTGTTATTTGGAGTTTTCTATAACTCACAGGCAAACTTAGCCTTCATGGAAATAGTGCGTATTTTTCAGGGTGTGGGGGGTGTGCAtgcgtgtgggggtgggggagacccttgtccccctgctgtgtttctgAACAAgactcccttcctccctgtcacCCTCATCAAGTGCTCCCAGCATCATCAAGGGTAGTGAGTTGAGGGAAGGAAACTTTTGTTGCCTCGGAGTCGGCCACCAGGAACCAAAGCtgggaagaaggaggcagagaataCCCTAGAAAGAGAGCCTCTCCAAGGCTCATAGGGAGTTGCTGCTATCCTGACCATCACCTGATTAAGCCGACCACTTAGAGAGAGGGGCTCATGGGAATTCAGAGTTGTCcgcctggggcgggggtgggtgccTGTGGCTTTCCCTCTGTTCCCAACTCCCAAAACCAATGGAGAAGAGAGGCAGGGTGCCCCTCACAGAGACGGGATGCCTGCAACAAGGGGTGGCCAGCTTCTCATGCCCCAGATTGGGCATTCACTTCTGTGGCAGCCCTGCAGATCTGCCCCTTCCCGTGGCTCTCTGAGCAGAGAAAAAAGGGCAGGGGAGAGAcgggcagagctgggaggagaggcagcaGCCAAAGAACCTGTGCATCCTTCATGGCAATCACGAGGGGCTTCTCAGCGGCAAGGGCCCGTTAGAAGTAGCCGGGCTTCGATGCTAAGGCTGCGGCCTCACCCAAGCGGCCTGGTTGCTGGCAAGTGTCCCAGCCAGAGGCAGCAGGGAAAACCACTGGAGGTAGGAGCTGGGGAGAGTCAGAAAGTGACCGGGGGTTGGGAAGGACCGAGCAGCTTCTTAGGGGCAACTGGGGACACGTGAAATGGTTCCACGTTTATACCCAATCAAGGTCAGACTGTTTAATAAGCCAGTTACATACCTTGGCTCCCCTGAGCCCACAGCCACCCAGCATGGGACATTCTCAACTCTCCAGGTCTGTTCCCCGACTTTCTATTGGTGCCTCATCTGCCTTTTAGAGGAATTGCCCGTTGtgtgaggacatggagaaggTCAAATcctggtgccccctccccccagaacaGAAACCAAGGAAGTTCAGCACTTCTTCAAGTTGGCAGTGATGGGCATTGACCAATCAGATACTCATTCCTGTGACCCCGAGTCCTGGGAGTTGGACAAAATGAGTGAGGGGCTATGTGGGGATGAGGGTCACGGTGAGGTCTGTGCAGACAAGTCTGGGGCCttttctgcctcccctccctcccgctctggGATGAGTCCTGCCATTTCTTCAAGCCTGATCTCCAGCTGCCTGGATCCCGTGAGCCCCCCCACATCCTGCTGATAACTCCCATTACTGTCGCTTACACCCGAGAACCCTGACTGATCCAGCGGCCTCGCTAAAGCCCCTGGGAAGAGAAACGGCCACAGAAGAGCAGAGGAAAGGCTTGTGTGTTTCCAAAGCGGTAGCCCCGCAGGGAcctgagggcagagagagagcgtgatGTCGTAAGAGGGATCCCcagggccagagagagaacatCAGCTGAGAAGCGAACAGAGCCCAGATCTCCCACCCAACGGGAAAAAACAGGTTAAATTCTAATAATACAGAGGGGCTGGCAAGGAGGAGAGGAAACTTTCCCTTCTGATAGGAGTGTAAATAAACCCTGGGGAAAAATCCAGCAACATCTAGTAAATCTGAGGATGCGTCTTTTTCTGAACATAGCAGTTTGGCTTGTGGTCGAAAccctagagcagtgcttctcaaactcttgTACCAGCCTCTCCTACAGGTCTTGTTACAACACACAGCGCTGGGTTCCACCCCGAGTGTCCAAGTGTCCAGCGGAGTAGATCTGAGCTGGgacctgagactctgcatttctaacaggttccaggtgatgctgctgaTCTGTGACCATGCTCTCAGAACCACCGGCACAGAGAAATTCTTGTGTCTGTGCCCAGAGGAACATGAGCAAAGACGTTCGCTGCAGCATCATTTAATAGCAAACAAGTATAAAAACCTGTCTATCAAAAGAAGAGATAAGCTCACTGGGGTGCAGTCCCGTACCCCAGCCATAGCCACATATACGACCCACAATACGTGACTGAGGCGGAGGTGCGGCTGACCTCGTGGATACATCTCAAAGACAAGGCTGACAGCGAAAACGCAAATGGCACAATGAATCATAGAGGAAGAAGCCATTGGTATAGAGTTCAAAACCCTGCAAAACGATACTCTGGGACATGTATGATACTTAAATTTGTATTAAGAGCAAAGGACATAAGGGACTGATAAA is part of the Neomonachus schauinslandi chromosome 10, ASM220157v2, whole genome shotgun sequence genome and harbors:
- the RSPO4 gene encoding R-spondin-4, coding for MRAPLCLLLLVAHAVDMLPLNRRKKQVGTGLGGNCTGCVICSEENGCSTCQQRLFLFIRREGIRQYGKCVHDCPSGYFGVRGQEVNRCKKCGATCESCFSQDFCIQCKRRFFLYKGKCLPTCPLGTVAQPSTRECQEECELGPWGSWSPCVHNGKTCGSAWGLETRVREAGRAGREEAAICQVLSESRKCPIQRPCPAERNPSQKKGRRDRRPRKDRRLDRTLDVRPRPPA